A stretch of the Halomonas sp. BDJS001 genome encodes the following:
- a CDS encoding flagellar basal body L-ring protein FlgH — MLELHHMSRRIALAGLVLLMLVVAGCAQIPRASVVGEQEQISIVDRPPPIPNGSIYQARQGYQPLFEDRRPRAIGDILTIVLDEEVSASKNSQSNAGRSGSASLELAQLPDVLDTLAEYGFDVSGENDFTGSGGSQANNSFTGTITVSVLEVMNNGNLRVRGEKQIAINQGTEFIRFSGVVNPRTITAQNSVPSTQVADARIEYVGDGYINEAQHMGWLQRFFLNVSPF, encoded by the coding sequence ATGCTGGAGTTGCACCACATGTCACGTCGTATTGCGCTAGCGGGGCTGGTGCTTTTAATGCTTGTTGTTGCCGGGTGCGCTCAGATTCCCAGAGCATCGGTTGTAGGTGAACAAGAGCAGATCAGCATTGTTGATCGCCCGCCTCCCATCCCCAATGGCTCTATTTATCAAGCTAGGCAAGGTTATCAGCCGCTCTTTGAAGATCGCAGGCCGCGTGCCATTGGCGATATTCTGACCATTGTGCTGGATGAAGAAGTCAGTGCCAGTAAAAACTCGCAATCCAATGCGGGGCGCAGCGGCAGCGCCAGTCTGGAACTAGCACAGCTGCCTGATGTTCTGGATACGCTTGCAGAGTATGGCTTTGATGTTTCAGGTGAGAACGACTTCACCGGTAGTGGTGGTTCGCAGGCCAATAACTCCTTTACCGGTACCATTACGGTATCAGTATTGGAGGTGATGAATAACGGCAACCTACGCGTGCGTGGAGAAAAGCAAATTGCCATTAATCAGGGCACCGAGTTCATACGTTTTTCTGGTGTAGTTAACCCTCGTACGATTACCGCCCAGAACTCAGTCCCTTCCACACAGGTGGCGGATGCGCGTATTGAGTATGTGGGTGACGGTTATATTAACGAAGCGCAGCACATGGGCTGGTTACAACGTTTCTTCTTAAACGTCTCACCCTTCTAA
- a CDS encoding flagellar basal body P-ring protein FlgI, with translation MSAWAVQLGAIVLMALFSLPTQAESVRELASFAGVRDNQLVGYGLVVGLDSTGDQTTQAPFTSQSLTNMLSQLGVTVPSGTNLQLRNVAAVMVTADLPPFSRPGQRLDIVVSSIANARSLRGGTLLMTPLKGADGDTYAIAQGNMLVGGAGAQAGGSSVQINQQASGRIPNGALVEREVPLNLGGNGGMLELQLNDSDFGTVQRMVTAINNEFGQSVAYARNGRVIALDGPNDENARVNFMARVENVQVTPTEAPARVVLNSRTGSVVMNSAVTLREAAVAHGSLSIMIDTQFGVSQPNPFGEGETVVVPDSDIDIEQQEAYLQIVEGAQLNEVVNALNALGATPQDLMSILEALKASGSLRAELEVI, from the coding sequence ATGAGTGCTTGGGCTGTCCAACTGGGCGCCATAGTGCTAATGGCTCTATTCTCATTACCCACCCAGGCGGAAAGCGTTCGTGAATTGGCAAGCTTTGCCGGTGTCCGCGATAACCAACTGGTAGGCTACGGTCTAGTGGTTGGTCTGGACAGTACCGGTGACCAAACGACCCAAGCACCGTTTACTAGCCAAAGCCTGACCAACATGCTCTCTCAACTGGGAGTAACCGTCCCATCTGGTACGAACTTACAATTACGCAATGTGGCAGCGGTGATGGTGACAGCTGACCTACCGCCGTTCTCAAGACCGGGGCAGCGCTTAGATATAGTGGTTTCTTCTATTGCCAACGCACGCAGCCTGCGTGGTGGCACACTTCTAATGACTCCTTTAAAAGGTGCTGATGGTGATACCTATGCCATTGCCCAGGGCAACATGCTGGTAGGTGGCGCTGGCGCACAAGCGGGAGGCAGCAGTGTTCAGATCAACCAGCAGGCATCAGGACGCATCCCCAATGGTGCGCTGGTTGAAAGAGAAGTGCCGCTTAACCTTGGGGGTAACGGCGGGATGCTTGAATTACAGCTCAACGACTCTGACTTTGGCACCGTTCAGCGTATGGTAACGGCGATTAATAACGAGTTTGGCCAGTCGGTAGCCTATGCACGTAATGGTCGGGTAATCGCTCTGGATGGACCTAATGATGAAAATGCCAGGGTCAATTTTATGGCCCGTGTTGAGAATGTTCAGGTAACGCCTACGGAAGCGCCAGCCCGTGTTGTGCTGAATTCACGTACCGGGTCGGTAGTAATGAACAGCGCCGTCACGTTACGAGAGGCGGCGGTAGCCCATGGCAGCTTGTCAATCATGATTGATACCCAGTTTGGCGTTAGCCAACCTAACCCCTTTGGCGAGGGCGAGACGGTTGTCGTTCCCGACTCGGATATCGACATTGAGCAGCAAGAGGCTTATCTACAGATCGTAGAGGGCGCGCAGCTCAATGAAGTAGTCAATGCTTTGAATGCCTTAGGCGCGACCCCCCAAGACTTGATGTCGATTCTGGAAGCATTAAAAGCGTCGGGTTCACTGCGTGCTGAGCTAGAGGTGATTTAA
- the flgJ gene encoding flagellar assembly peptidoglycan hydrolase FlgJ, giving the protein MSASDMTSQFALDMNGFQRLQHTARVDPEAGVNGAAQQFEALFIQMMMKSMRDATPSSGLMNSSATDTYQSMLDQQWSQVMASRGMGLADVLVEQLERQGAISKAQPNADQELQALIAGIPRGTPRTLDDSYTVNAGTVEASNAQGKGQFLAELEAIRQGVERGGVVENPSLTQREQHGGGHIGQFMQTLAAPAQAASATTGVPAELILAQAALETGWGRHEITTRNGNNSHNLFGIKAGSHWQGETTDIVTHEYINGRRTQVVDTFRVYDSFEHAFTDYASLIGNNPRYAGVVQAPTAEQAARELQRGGYATDPRYADKLVAVMNTMGPLNAAGSLLADSR; this is encoded by the coding sequence ATGAGTGCGAGTGATATGACCAGTCAATTCGCTCTGGATATGAATGGTTTCCAGCGCCTTCAGCACACCGCACGCGTCGACCCTGAGGCGGGTGTGAATGGCGCAGCCCAGCAGTTTGAGGCGCTTTTTATTCAGATGATGATGAAAAGTATGCGCGATGCCACGCCCAGTTCAGGGCTGATGAACAGCAGCGCGACGGATACCTATCAATCAATGCTGGATCAACAGTGGTCACAGGTAATGGCTTCGCGTGGTATGGGCCTTGCTGATGTTTTGGTTGAGCAGTTGGAGCGCCAAGGTGCCATCTCTAAAGCGCAGCCAAATGCCGATCAAGAGCTACAAGCATTAATCGCTGGTATCCCCCGTGGCACCCCACGTACGCTTGACGATTCATATACGGTGAATGCTGGAACGGTCGAAGCTTCTAATGCGCAAGGTAAGGGGCAATTCCTAGCCGAGCTAGAGGCTATTCGACAAGGCGTGGAGCGGGGAGGTGTCGTCGAGAACCCTTCGCTAACCCAGCGAGAGCAGCATGGGGGCGGCCATATCGGTCAATTTATGCAAACGCTGGCAGCCCCTGCCCAGGCGGCCAGTGCGACTACCGGCGTGCCTGCTGAATTAATCCTTGCTCAGGCAGCGTTGGAAACAGGCTGGGGGCGGCACGAAATTACTACTCGTAATGGCAACAATAGTCACAACCTGTTTGGTATCAAAGCCGGCAGTCATTGGCAGGGCGAAACCACTGATATTGTGACTCACGAATATATCAATGGACGTCGCACGCAGGTTGTCGATACCTTCCGCGTTTACGATTCGTTCGAACACGCCTTTACGGACTATGCCAGCTTAATTGGCAACAATCCGCGTTATGCCGGTGTGGTGCAGGCCCCTACCGCTGAACAGGCGGCGAGAGAGCTGCAGCGCGGGGGGTATGCGACTGATCCACGCTATGCTGACAAACTGGTAGCGGTCATGAATACCATGGGCCCACTTAACGCAGCCGGCAGCTTGCTAGCCGATTCTCGCTAA
- the flgK gene encoding flagellar hook-associated protein FlgK: MSMFSIGLSGLNAAQNALNTSSNNISNIFTPGYNRELAQLGEGRVGGGVRVNDIERQFNTYVAEQLNSAKTQSSALNTYYGQVTQIDNLLADRAAGLAPLMQGFFSSLEDLAASPSDPAARQGVLGQANTLSSQFRSFDGYLQDMQGNINGQIKDEITQINNTTEQIAGLNKEIALARARSGEAPNSLLNQRDQLVSELNERMDLRLNIQDGKTYNISLPNGQPLVTGTDSFQLEAVQADYDPQRTVVGYRDGGGNVVQLDESTIKGGALGGLMTFRSETLDKTQNQIGQLSVSLAMAFNEQHKLGVDLNGDQGEEFFAVRAPQTYADNGNSLPAVTITSAEFDPDQIDALRATDYTVRFEAGEPVVTRKDNGQVVDFDQAAWNDDEELNFGGVSIQFSGVPQDGDSFEVQPVRRAANGMDVNIADVDKIAASSLVERGGDLEIGQLSAASGAFSANEDYELEVDENGTLTVTPATAISVNGEPFNPATDELEEGDRVTFDGLSFTLNTLPDAGDIATLSLSRSDANSGDNRNALALQNLQAESIVGGRATVTGAYASIVSDVGNRTNITEVNLDARQGLTDQLRAVQQSESGVNLDEEAANLIRYQQYYQANARVIDTAGTLMDTILNLRG; encoded by the coding sequence ATGAGCATGTTTTCGATCGGCTTAAGCGGCCTCAATGCGGCGCAGAATGCCCTGAATACAAGCAGTAATAACATTAGTAATATCTTTACCCCAGGTTATAACCGTGAATTGGCTCAGTTGGGTGAAGGTCGCGTAGGTGGTGGGGTTCGTGTCAATGATATCGAGCGCCAGTTCAATACGTATGTTGCTGAGCAATTAAATAGCGCCAAAACCCAGTCAAGTGCTTTAAACACTTACTATGGCCAGGTTACCCAAATCGATAACCTGTTAGCTGATCGTGCGGCAGGCCTAGCCCCTCTGATGCAAGGGTTCTTCTCATCGCTAGAAGACCTGGCAGCCTCGCCCTCTGATCCAGCGGCTAGACAGGGCGTGCTTGGCCAAGCCAATACACTAAGTTCACAGTTCCGCTCCTTTGATGGCTACCTGCAAGATATGCAGGGCAATATTAATGGCCAGATCAAGGATGAGATTACCCAGATTAATAACACCACCGAACAGATCGCTGGCTTAAATAAAGAGATTGCTTTGGCGCGTGCGCGCAGTGGCGAGGCGCCCAATAGCCTGCTCAACCAGCGTGATCAATTGGTATCAGAGCTTAATGAGCGCATGGATTTGCGCCTGAATATTCAGGATGGCAAAACCTACAATATTAGCCTGCCCAATGGTCAGCCGCTGGTAACAGGCACTGATTCATTCCAGCTTGAAGCAGTACAAGCCGATTATGACCCTCAGCGAACGGTGGTGGGGTATCGGGATGGTGGTGGTAACGTCGTTCAGCTAGATGAGTCCACGATCAAAGGCGGAGCATTGGGGGGCTTAATGACCTTCCGTTCAGAAACCTTAGATAAGACACAGAACCAAATTGGCCAATTGTCTGTGTCATTGGCGATGGCCTTTAATGAGCAGCATAAGTTAGGCGTGGATCTTAACGGTGACCAGGGCGAAGAGTTCTTTGCAGTGCGCGCCCCACAAACCTATGCTGATAATGGTAATAGCTTGCCCGCCGTCACCATTACTAGCGCTGAATTTGACCCTGACCAGATTGATGCCCTTAGAGCGACTGATTATACCGTCCGTTTTGAGGCTGGTGAGCCCGTGGTGACCCGTAAAGATAACGGCCAGGTTGTCGATTTCGATCAAGCCGCCTGGAATGACGATGAAGAATTAAATTTTGGTGGAGTCAGCATTCAGTTCAGCGGTGTGCCGCAAGATGGCGATAGCTTTGAAGTTCAACCGGTTCGGCGAGCTGCCAATGGAATGGACGTGAATATTGCTGATGTAGACAAAATTGCGGCGAGTAGCTTGGTTGAAAGAGGAGGTGATTTAGAGATTGGTCAGCTATCTGCGGCAAGCGGTGCTTTCTCTGCCAATGAAGATTATGAGCTGGAAGTCGATGAAAATGGGACGCTGACTGTTACTCCCGCAACGGCGATTTCGGTAAATGGTGAACCCTTTAATCCGGCTACAGATGAATTGGAAGAAGGCGATCGGGTCACTTTTGACGGCCTTAGTTTCACTCTGAATACGCTTCCCGACGCTGGTGATATTGCCACTCTAAGTCTCAGCCGGAGTGACGCTAACTCGGGTGATAACCGCAATGCTCTGGCGCTACAAAACTTGCAAGCCGAATCAATTGTTGGCGGTAGGGCAACGGTCACCGGTGCATATGCATCCATCGTTAGTGATGTTGGCAACAGAACCAATATCACAGAAGTGAATTTGGACGCCCGTCAGGGCTTGACCGATCAATTACGTGCCGTACAGCAATCTGAGTCAGGGGTTAATCTAGACGAAGAAGCCGCTAACTTGATTCGCTATCAACAGTACTATCAGGCCAATGCGCGTGTGATTGACACCGCTGGTACGCTGATGGACACCATCTTGAACCTGCGCGGTTAA
- the flgL gene encoding flagellar hook-associated protein FlgL, translating into MRISTVTMFEQSTASMNRQQSDLMRVSQQIASGRRVVNPSDDPQAASRAIGVDQAKAVTEQFSDSRVSARNSLSQTESIINSVSDAITSAKGLLIQASSDTLTNENRESIASELKGVYETLIGQANSTDGNGRYLFGGYKDSQPPFAKDGNGSVQYKGDSNVREQRVDATRLMPVADNGETIFKSVPSGAGYVVEAKQKSGDLNEGDVTFRGPQINNVNDANYGTDFRITFTSDSEFNVETFDGNDWVLADPADPTLTGVEYTGNQDGTAQQVSFGGVSVNLEGTPAADDSILVAQADGEQRKPDLFRTMEEAIRVLESPADNATKKAEMRNTLNTAMRDLDNSLDNVLTVRASAGARLNELDVIDAVGSNRMLNYDQTLSDLVDLDYAEAISEYSLRQIGMQAAQKAFVDIKGLSLFNYM; encoded by the coding sequence ATGCGTATTAGTACCGTTACCATGTTCGAGCAGAGCACGGCGTCCATGAACCGTCAGCAGAGCGACCTGATGAGGGTGAGTCAGCAGATCGCCAGTGGCCGCCGCGTGGTTAATCCATCCGACGACCCACAGGCCGCCTCGCGGGCGATTGGTGTTGATCAGGCAAAAGCGGTGACTGAGCAGTTTTCAGATTCACGCGTATCTGCCCGTAATTCGCTGTCGCAGACGGAAAGCATTATTAACAGCGTCAGTGATGCGATAACCAGTGCCAAAGGATTGTTGATTCAGGCGTCTAGCGACACGCTAACTAACGAAAACCGCGAGTCCATTGCTAGCGAGCTTAAAGGCGTTTATGAGACTCTGATAGGCCAAGCGAATTCTACCGATGGTAATGGTCGCTATTTGTTTGGTGGCTATAAAGATAGCCAACCCCCTTTCGCCAAAGATGGTAATGGCAGTGTGCAATATAAGGGCGATAGTAATGTACGCGAGCAACGTGTTGACGCCACACGTTTAATGCCAGTCGCCGACAACGGCGAGACTATATTTAAAAGTGTTCCCAGCGGTGCTGGATACGTGGTAGAAGCAAAGCAAAAAAGTGGCGATCTCAATGAAGGCGATGTGACATTTCGTGGGCCGCAAATAAACAATGTAAATGATGCTAATTACGGAACAGACTTCCGCATCACCTTTACGAGTGACAGTGAATTTAATGTCGAAACATTCGATGGTAATGACTGGGTACTTGCTGATCCCGCTGATCCAACTCTAACAGGTGTGGAGTACACGGGGAATCAAGATGGCACCGCCCAGCAAGTAAGCTTTGGCGGGGTTTCGGTCAACCTAGAAGGAACGCCAGCTGCGGATGATTCAATCCTGGTGGCGCAAGCTGATGGCGAGCAGCGTAAACCTGATCTTTTCCGAACCATGGAAGAAGCTATTCGCGTATTAGAAAGCCCTGCTGATAATGCCACCAAAAAAGCCGAGATGCGCAATACTCTTAACACTGCCATGCGCGATCTGGACAATAGTTTAGATAATGTTCTGACCGTGCGTGCTTCTGCAGGGGCGCGTTTGAATGAGCTTGATGTAATCGATGCCGTAGGCAGTAACCGAATGCTCAATTACGATCAAACGTTATCGGATTTAGTCGATCTGGATTACGCCGAAGCAATTTCTGAGTATAGTTTGCGACAAATTGGTATGCAGGCGGCACAAAAAGCTTTTGTAGACATTAAAGGCTTATCGCTATTTAACTATATGTAA
- the fliR gene encoding flagellar biosynthetic protein FliR — translation MVEVTFAQLQGWLVAFLWPFARITAFMAASPLWGHSSVPNQAKVGLAALISIVIAPILPAMPDIAIMSWAGIGVMIEQILIGLAMGLVMHIMFAVVQAAGDFIGLQMGLAFASFFDTSSGTNIMVLSRILYMITLLMFLALNGHLMVLETLIMSFQTLPIGIGTFNPGAFELLARYAGTIFASGMLLALPLVGSLLTINLALGILNRSAPQLTVFNIGFPTSLIVGLILMMVLMTDINRFLQRLFTQGLSFMQGLIETMAPLN, via the coding sequence ATGGTGGAAGTCACTTTCGCACAACTGCAGGGGTGGTTAGTGGCTTTTTTATGGCCGTTTGCGCGCATTACTGCTTTTATGGCGGCGTCACCTCTATGGGGCCACTCCAGTGTACCTAATCAGGCCAAAGTCGGTCTGGCTGCCCTAATTTCCATTGTCATTGCACCGATTTTACCGGCCATGCCTGATATTGCCATCATGTCATGGGCTGGGATAGGGGTTATGATCGAACAGATCCTTATCGGCTTAGCGATGGGTCTCGTCATGCATATCATGTTCGCGGTCGTTCAAGCCGCAGGGGACTTTATCGGCCTGCAAATGGGCTTAGCATTTGCGAGCTTTTTCGATACATCGAGTGGTACCAATATCATGGTGCTATCACGTATCCTCTATATGATAACGCTGCTCATGTTTTTGGCGCTGAATGGCCATCTGATGGTGCTTGAAACCCTGATCATGAGCTTCCAAACGCTGCCCATTGGCATTGGAACCTTTAACCCGGGTGCTTTTGAGTTACTCGCCCGGTACGCAGGAACAATCTTTGCCTCGGGGATGCTACTGGCGTTACCGCTGGTGGGCTCCCTGCTGACCATCAACCTAGCCCTCGGAATACTCAACCGTTCGGCTCCGCAGCTTACGGTGTTCAATATCGGCTTCCCTACCTCTCTCATCGTGGGTCTTATACTGATGATGGTACTCATGACCGACATTAATCGCTTTTTACAGCGGTTATTTACCCAAGGGTTGAGTTTTATGCAGGGACTAATCGAAACGATGGCACCTTTAAACTAA
- the fliQ gene encoding flagellar biosynthesis protein FliQ → MTPEMVMSIAYQGMRVTLLLAGPMLLAALFTGLIISLFQAATQINEMTLTFIPKILAVFTVLVLAGPWLIGLITDFTHRLFTNIPSMVM, encoded by the coding sequence ATGACCCCTGAAATGGTGATGAGCATTGCTTACCAAGGTATGCGTGTAACGCTTCTCCTTGCTGGTCCAATGCTGCTGGCGGCGCTGTTCACTGGTCTAATCATCAGTCTCTTCCAGGCCGCAACGCAAATTAACGAAATGACGCTCACCTTTATTCCTAAGATTCTGGCCGTTTTTACAGTACTGGTATTAGCTGGCCCTTGGCTGATTGGGCTGATCACCGACTTTACCCACCGCCTATTTACCAACATCCCCAGTATGGTGATGTAG
- the fliP gene encoding flagellar type III secretion system pore protein FliP (The bacterial flagellar biogenesis protein FliP forms a type III secretion system (T3SS)-type pore required for flagellar assembly.), whose amino-acid sequence MHLSWPCVLKSCALKNNLAKPLSLWLVFLVACFIAGPLHAQQIPGITSQPLEDGGQQWSLSLQTLLFLSSLAFLPSMLLMMTSFTRIIIVLSLLRTAMGTQATPPNQVLLGVALFLTFFIMSPVLAQVYDNAWVPLTNETINFEEFLLLAQEPFREFMLAQTREPDLALFVRLADVGPMQGPEELPMRVLLPAYVTSELKTAFQIGFTIFIPFLIIDLVVASTLMALGMMMVPPITISLPFKLMLFILVDGWQLIIGSMAESFYMI is encoded by the coding sequence ATGCACCTTTCTTGGCCCTGTGTTTTGAAGAGCTGTGCTTTGAAGAACAATCTCGCTAAGCCACTTTCACTTTGGCTGGTTTTTCTTGTTGCCTGTTTCATAGCAGGCCCGCTGCATGCACAACAGATACCTGGCATTACTTCACAACCGCTAGAAGACGGCGGCCAGCAGTGGTCTCTCTCTCTGCAGACACTGCTCTTTTTAAGCTCGCTAGCGTTTTTACCCTCTATGCTGCTAATGATGACGAGCTTCACGCGCATCATCATTGTGCTCAGTTTATTGCGCACGGCAATGGGTACCCAGGCAACGCCGCCCAATCAGGTACTCTTGGGTGTAGCGCTGTTTTTAACCTTTTTTATCATGTCACCAGTATTGGCTCAGGTATACGACAACGCCTGGGTACCGCTGACGAATGAAACGATTAATTTTGAAGAGTTTTTGCTACTTGCCCAGGAACCCTTTCGCGAGTTTATGCTGGCCCAAACTCGCGAGCCTGACTTAGCCCTGTTCGTACGCTTGGCGGATGTCGGGCCGATGCAAGGCCCAGAAGAGTTACCCATGCGTGTGTTATTACCCGCTTACGTCACGAGTGAGCTTAAGACTGCCTTCCAAATTGGCTTTACTATTTTTATCCCGTTTTTAATCATCGACCTCGTCGTTGCCAGTACACTCATGGCGCTCGGTATGATGATGGTTCCACCCATTACGATTTCGTTACCATTTAAGCTAATGCTATTCATTTTAGTGGATGGATGGCAGCTTATTATCGGCTCGATGGCAGAAAGCTTTTATATGATATAG
- the fliO gene encoding flagellar biosynthetic protein FliO translates to MSVAASSTQNGSLDALGNGGEALIGMAVLGKTAAALALVIAIILICTALLKRWGNHTTRNGAHLRIVGSTSVGNRERIVVVEVEDTWLVVGVGGGRITKLHERPAPEERTPTTPAPPASRFSLRLSKALAAGRHRDSSSPTDPRQTP, encoded by the coding sequence ATGAGCGTTGCAGCTTCCTCAACGCAGAACGGTTCACTCGATGCACTGGGGAACGGTGGCGAGGCACTAATAGGCATGGCTGTTCTAGGTAAGACAGCTGCAGCCTTAGCTCTCGTTATTGCGATCATCCTTATCTGCACAGCGCTTTTAAAGCGCTGGGGCAACCATACCACACGCAATGGCGCCCACCTGCGGATTGTGGGCAGCACTTCCGTAGGTAACCGTGAGCGTATTGTGGTTGTTGAAGTGGAAGATACCTGGTTAGTCGTTGGTGTCGGGGGCGGACGCATCACTAAACTACACGAGCGCCCGGCCCCAGAAGAGCGTACGCCAACCACACCGGCTCCGCCTGCCTCACGCTTTTCGCTTCGCCTATCAAAAGCGCTAGCTGCCGGCCGTCACCGCGACTCATCCTCGCCCACCGATCCACGTCAGACGCCATGA
- the fliN gene encoding flagellar motor switch protein FliN, translating into MTDPNKPDQNVSDDDWADAMSEQEEPTASTDAASEEDDPWAAAMAEQESAEASEEEDPWATAMAEQESAEASEEEPAASPTPAAKSASDDIFRPLSPDSGSSQARELEMIMDIPVKLTVELGRTKLTIKQLLELAQGSVIELEGLAGEPMDILINGYLIAQGEVVVIEDKYGIRITEIITPSERIHKLNR; encoded by the coding sequence ATGACTGATCCCAATAAGCCTGATCAGAACGTCTCTGACGACGATTGGGCAGATGCCATGTCCGAGCAAGAAGAGCCCACAGCCAGCACCGATGCTGCTAGCGAAGAGGATGATCCTTGGGCGGCTGCAATGGCAGAGCAAGAATCTGCTGAAGCGAGCGAAGAGGAAGATCCTTGGGCAACAGCAATGGCAGAGCAAGAGTCTGCTGAAGCGAGCGAAGAGGAACCCGCCGCTTCACCCACGCCAGCAGCGAAGTCAGCAAGTGACGATATATTCCGCCCGCTAAGCCCGGACAGCGGCTCCTCTCAGGCACGCGAGCTTGAGATGATTATGGATATCCCGGTGAAACTCACCGTGGAATTAGGCCGCACAAAGTTAACCATTAAACAGTTGCTTGAGTTAGCGCAAGGGTCTGTCATTGAGCTTGAAGGCCTCGCCGGCGAGCCAATGGATATCTTGATTAATGGTTACCTGATCGCTCAAGGCGAAGTCGTTGTGATCGAAGATAAATACGGTATCCGTATAACTGAAATCATTACGCCTTCTGAACGTATTCATAAATTGAACCGATGA
- the fliM gene encoding flagellar motor switch protein FliM has product MSQDDLLSQEEIDALLKGVSGDDEPSASSSKAQDEARVRPYDPSTQHRVIRERLHALDFINERFARYFRTGLFNLLRRSADITVESVRYQSFSEFSRNVPVPTNLNIVSMKPLRGSALVVFPPNLVFMVVDNLFGGDGRFVTKSDGREFTNTEQRIIQRLLNLAIDAYQEAWKVVHPLDVSFLRSEVQSKFANITNSPNEIVVNTKFNIEVGNLSSNFQICMPYAMIEPLRDLLANPINDSNHDQDGSWSRRMASELRQSEVELVAEFAQIPSRIAHVMGLKKGDVLPLDIPSSITASVDGVPVMECEYGSQRQQHALRVLHMIDHAAMNNASSKDFIKGSTRQKAKESKA; this is encoded by the coding sequence ATGTCACAGGACGATCTACTGTCCCAGGAAGAAATTGATGCCCTGCTGAAGGGCGTTAGCGGAGACGATGAGCCATCGGCTTCATCGTCCAAAGCGCAAGACGAAGCGCGCGTTCGACCTTATGACCCGTCAACTCAGCATCGCGTTATTCGTGAGCGTTTGCATGCGCTTGATTTCATCAATGAGCGTTTTGCACGCTATTTCCGTACTGGCCTGTTCAACCTATTACGGCGCAGTGCAGACATTACCGTAGAGTCGGTGCGTTATCAAAGCTTTAGCGAGTTCTCGCGTAATGTTCCCGTACCAACAAACCTGAACATCGTATCCATGAAGCCGCTGCGTGGCTCAGCGCTGGTGGTATTTCCACCTAACCTCGTTTTTATGGTAGTGGATAACCTCTTTGGGGGTGACGGTCGCTTTGTTACCAAATCGGATGGTCGAGAATTCACGAACACTGAGCAACGTATTATCCAGCGCCTGCTTAATCTCGCCATAGATGCCTACCAAGAGGCGTGGAAAGTCGTTCATCCCCTGGATGTCAGCTTTTTACGTTCAGAAGTGCAATCAAAGTTTGCCAACATCACCAATTCACCCAATGAAATTGTGGTGAATACCAAGTTCAATATCGAAGTCGGCAACCTTTCGAGCAATTTTCAGATATGCATGCCTTACGCAATGATCGAGCCGTTGCGTGACTTGCTGGCCAACCCAATCAATGATAGCAACCACGACCAAGATGGCAGTTGGTCTCGTCGAATGGCGAGTGAGCTACGTCAGTCAGAGGTAGAGTTGGTCGCTGAATTTGCCCAAATACCGAGTCGTATTGCCCACGTAATGGGATTGAAAAAAGGCGACGTGCTACCGTTAGATATTCCAAGCTCCATCACAGCAAGTGTTGACGGGGTTCCCGTCATGGAGTGTGAGTACGGTAGCCAACGCCAGCAGCATGCACTGAGAGTGCTCCATATGATTGACCATGCCGCTATGAATAACGCATCGTCCAAGGACTTCATTAAAGGGTCTACGCGACAGAAAGCCAAGGAATCCAAAGCATGA
- the fliL gene encoding flagellar basal body-associated protein FliL: MAEKTSGSKKLLWIMIILVLLSSAGAAAAIYMVMDQRDGGSEDAEMQQAMEREPPIFMRIEPFTVNLADDSYGSRLLYTGVTLRVGNEESKAILEEHMPQVRSRLLMLLSGKQADELTSPEGKQQLAQAIVERLNVPLTENQPPLDLREVLFTEFIVQ, from the coding sequence ATGGCTGAAAAAACCAGCGGGTCAAAAAAACTGCTCTGGATAATGATCATCCTGGTCTTGCTGTCGTCAGCGGGAGCTGCAGCGGCTATTTATATGGTCATGGATCAGCGTGATGGCGGTTCAGAAGATGCTGAAATGCAGCAGGCTATGGAGCGCGAGCCGCCTATCTTCATGCGGATTGAACCTTTTACCGTCAATCTTGCCGATGATAGCTACGGCTCACGCTTACTCTATACAGGCGTGACTCTGCGTGTGGGCAATGAGGAGAGTAAAGCGATTCTAGAAGAGCATATGCCCCAAGTGCGTAGCCGTCTGCTGATGCTGCTATCGGGCAAGCAGGCTGATGAACTTACTTCCCCGGAAGGTAAGCAACAGCTTGCACAGGCAATTGTTGAGCGACTCAACGTCCCGCTGACGGAAAATCAGCCACCGCTTGATTTGCGTGAAGTTTTATTCACCGAATTTATTGTGCAATAA